The following are encoded in a window of Panicum virgatum strain AP13 chromosome 5N, P.virgatum_v5, whole genome shotgun sequence genomic DNA:
- the LOC120674694 gene encoding myosin-17-like yields the protein MGTPVNIIVGSHVWVEDPTLAWIDGEVVSIKNNEVHVQTSNGKKVTIDRSKVFPKDMEAPPGGVDDMTRLSYLHEPGVLQNLATRYELNEIYTYTGSILIAVNPFQRLPHLYDTHMMEQYKGADFGELSPHVFAIADVAYRAMINEGKSNSILVSGESGAGKTETTKMLMRYLAHLGGRSGVEGRTVEQQVLESNPVLEAFGNAKTVRNNNSSRFGKFVEIQFDKTGRISGAAIRTYLLERSRVCQINTPERNYHCFYFLCAAPPEDIQRYKLFDPRSFHYLNQSSCIEVDGINDAEEYLATRRAMDIVGINEEEQEAIFRVVAAVLHLGNIDFAKGTEIDSSVIKDDKSRFHLNTAAELLKCDCKNLEKALITRVIVTPEEIITRTLDPASAIASRDALAKTIYSRLFDWIVEKINVSIGQDPNSKQLIGVLDIYGFESFKVNSFEQLCINYTNEKLQQHFNQHVFKMEQEEYTREEINWSYIEFVDNQDVLDLIEKKGGLIALLDEACMFPRSTHETFAQKLYTTFKNNKRFAKPKLSRTDFTVVHYAGDVTYQADQFLDKNKDYVVAEHQDLLNASSCPFVAGLFPPLPQETSKSSKFSSIGSRFKLQLQSLMETLSSTEPHYIRCVKPNNLLKPAIFENTNVIQQLRCGGVLEAIRISCAGYPTRKTFYEFVNRFGVLAPEVLEGSNDDKIACQKILEKMGLENYQIGKTKVFLRAGQMADLDARRAEVLGRAARIIQRQICTYIAKKQFVELKKSATQLQSFVRGTLARKLYECMRREAAAVKIQKNMRRHKARESYLQLQAAAITLQTGLRAMSARKEFRFRKETKAAVHIQARWRCHRDYSHYKNLQGAALTYQCAWRQRLARRELRKLKMAARETGALKEAKDKLEKRVEELTWRLGLEKRLRTDLEEAKAQEIAKLQETLHDMQLQVEEAKAMVVKEREAARKAIEEAPPVVKETPVLVEDTEKINSLTAEVEQLKALLQTERQATEAAKREHAESERRNDELIKKFEGAEKKIEQLQDTVQRLEEKATNMESENKVLRQQAVAISPTAKSLAAYPKSPFQLKAPENGNALNGEVKSSPDVTPISLNPKELEAEEKPQKSLNEKQQENQDLLIKCVSQDLGFSSGKPIAACLIYRCLLHWRSFEVERTGVFDRIIQTIGSAIESQDNNDKLAYWLSNSSTLLLLLQRTLKTTGAAGLTPQRRRSSAASFGRVFSGMRASPQSAGRAFLGSRLIGGLGDLRQVEAKYPALLFKQQLTAFLEKIYGMIRDNLKKEISPLLGLCIQAPRTSRASLIKGSRSQANALAQQTLIAHWQSIVKILTNYLNVLKANFVPSFLISKVFTQIFSFINVQLFNSLLLRRECCSFSNGEYVKAGLAELEQWCIYATEEYAGSSWEELKHIRQAVGFLVIHQKPKKTLKEITNDLCPVLSIQQLYRISTMYWDDKYGTHTVSSDVISNLRVMMTEDSNNSVSSSFLLDDDSSIPFSVDDISKSMTEIEVTEVDMPPLIRENSGFTFLHQRKD from the exons GTTACCATAGACAGATCAAAAGTTTTTCCCAAGGATATGGAAGCTCCACCTGGAGGAGTTGATGATATGACAAGACTGTCATACTTACATGAACCTGGTGTTCTTCAGAATCTTGCTACCCGCTATGAACTGAATGAAATATAT ACTTACACAGGCAGCATTTTGATTGCTGTAAATCCATTTCAAAGATTGCCACATCTTTATGATACCCACATGATGGAACAATACAAGGGTGCAGATTTTGGGGAATTGAGTCCCCATGTCTTTGCTATTGCGGATGTTGCTTACAG GGCAATGATAAATGAAGGGAAAAGCAACTCTATATTGGTCAGTGGTGAAAGTGGTGCTGGAAAGACTGAGACAACAAAGATGCTTATGAGATATCTAGCACACTTAGGTGGGCGATCTGGAGTAGAAGGACGTACAGTAGAACAACAAGTCCTAGAG TCCAATCCAGTTCTTGAAGCTTTTGGTAACGCAAAAACTGTGCGAAACAACAACTCAAG TCGCTTTGGCAAGTTTGTTGAGATCCAATTTGACAAGACTGGACGGATCTCAGGAGCTGCTATCAGAACTTACTTGCTGGAAAGATCACGTGTGTGCCAAATTAATACCCCGGAAAGAAATTATCATTGCTTTTACTTCCTTTGTGCTGCACCACCTGAG GACATTCAGAGGTATAAACTGTTTGATCCTAGATCCTTCCATTACCTCAACCAGTCAAGCTGTATCGAGGTGGACGGAATTAATGACGCCGAAGAATATTTAGCAACAAGAAGGGCCATGGACATAGTTGGAATTAATGAGGAAGAGCAG GAAGCTATATTCAGGGTTGTAGCAGCTGTACTTCACCTTGGAAATATAGATTTTGCCAAGGGAACAGAAATTGATTCATCTGTAATCAAGGATGATAAGTCCAGGTTCCACCTTAATACTGCAGCAGAACTTTTGAA ATGTGATTGCAAGAATTTGGAAAAAGCGCTGATAACTCGAGTAATAGTCACACCTGAAGAAATTATTACTAGAACACTTGATCCTGCTTCTGCAATTGCTAGCAGAGATGCATTAGCCAAAACGATATACTCCCGATTGTTCGATTG GATTGTGGAAAAAATTAATGTCTCAATTGGACAGGACCCAAACTCAAAACAATTGATTGGTGTACTTGATATCTATGGTTTTGAGAGCTTCAAAGTTAACAG TTTTGAACAGCTATGTATCAATTATACAAATGAAAAGCTGCAACAACATTTTAACCAG CATGTGTTCAAAATGGAACAAGAAGAGTATACCAGAGAAGAGATAAACTGGAGTTACATCGAATTTGTTGATAATCAAGATGTGCTAGACTTGATAGAGAAG AAAGGTGGATTGATTGCACTTCTGGATGAAGCATG TATGTTTCCTAGATCAACACATGAGACATTTGCGCAGAAGCTATATACAACATTTAAGAATAACAAGCGGTTTGCCAAACCAAAACTTTCACGTACTGATTTTACAGTAGTCCATTATGCTGGTGAC GTGACATACCAGGCTGACCAATTCTTAGACAAGAACAAAGACTATGTAGTGGCTGAACATCAGGATCTGCTGAATGCTTCTTCATGCCCGTTTGTAGCTGGTTTATTCCCTCCACTCCCTCAGGAGACATCCAAGTCCTCGAAATTTTCATCCATTGGATCACGTTTCAAG CTGCAACTTCAATCTCTCATGGAAACATTGAGCTCTACTGAACCCCACTATATTAGATGCGTGAAGCCAAATAATCTCCTAAAGCCAGCCATTTTTGAGAATACAAATGTTATACAGCAACTACGATGTGGA GGTGTTCTTGAAGCTATCAGGATCAGCTGTGCTGGATACCCCACAAGAAAAACATTTTACGAATTTGTCAATCGTTTTGGTGTCCTTGCTCCTGAAGTTTTAGAAGGGAG CAATGATGATAAGATCGCGTGCCAGAAGATTTTGGAAAAAATGGGTCTGGAGAACTACCAG attggAAAAACAAAGGTGTTTCTGAGAGCTGGACAGATGGCTGATTTGGATGCACGTAGAGCTGAAGTATTAGGAAGAGCAGCAAGAATCATACAGAGacaaatatgtacatatattgcaaagaaaCAGTTTGTTGAGCTTAAAAAATCAGCAACACAGCTGCAATCTTTTGTCAGAG GAACGTTGGCTCGCAAGCTGTATGAGTGCATGAGGcgggaagcagcagcagtgaaAATACAAAAGAATATGCGTCGCCACAAAGCACGAGAGTCTTATTTACAACTACAAGCAGCTGCAATCACACTGCAGACAGGCTTAAGGGCAATGTCTGCTCGGAAAGAATTCAGATTCAGAAAGGAAACAAAAGCAGCTGTCCACATCCAA GCTCGATGGCGCTGCCACCGAGACTACTCACATTACAAGAATCTGCAAGGTGCTGCTCTTACTTACCAGTGTGCGTGGAGACAAAGGCTTGCGAGAAGAGAGCTCAGAAAGCTCAAGATG GCCGCAAGAGAAACAGGGGCCCTTAAAGAGGCCAAGGATAAACTTGAGAAGCGTGTTGAAGAACTAACCTGGCGCTTAGGATTGGAGAAGCGATTAAGG ACTGACCTTGAGGAAGCAAAAGCCCAGGAAATTGCTAAGCTGCAAGAAACACTGCATGACATGCAGCTTCAAGTTGAAGAAGCAAAGGCCATGGTTGTTAAGGAAAGAGAAGCTGCAAGAAAGGCAATTGAAGAAGCACCTCCAGTAGTCAAAGAGACTCCTGTCCTAGTCGAAGACACTGAAAAGATTAACTCACTGACGGCCGAAGTTGAACAGCTAAAG GCTTTGCTGCAAACTGAAAGGCAAGCAACAGAAGCTGCAAAAAGAGAACATGCTGAATCTGAACGGAGAAATGATGAACTAATTAAGAAGTTTGAGGGTGCAGAGAAAAAGATTGAGCAACTTCAGGACACTGTCCAGAG GCTGGAGGAGAAAGCGACCAACATGGAATCTGAGAACAAAGTGCTCCGCCAACAGGCTGTTGCAATTTCTCCTACAGCAAAGTCATTAGCTGCATATCCTAAGTCTCCTTTCCAG CTGAAAGCTCCGGAGAATGGGAATGCTCTAAATGGAGAAGTGAAGTCATCACCA GATGTCACCCCTATCTCACTAAACCCCAAGGAGCTTGAAGCTGAAGAGAAGCCACAAAAATCACTTAACGAGAAGCAGCAG GAAAATCAAGACCTGCTGATCAAGTGTGTGTCACAAGATCTGGGATTCTCCAGTGGCAAACCTATTGCAGCTTGCCTTATCTACAGGTGTCTTCTACACTGGAGATCATTTGAAGTTGAAAGGACTGGTGTTTTCGACCGTATTATTCAAACAATTGGCTCTGCTATTGAG TCCCAGGACAACAATGACAAGTTGGCATATTGGCTCTCGAATTCATCTacactactgctgctgctgcaacgaacACTGAAAACAACTGGAGCAGCTGGACTGACTCCTCAAAGACGTAGGTCATCTGCTGCGTCTTTTGGGAGGGTGTTTTCG GGGATGCGAGCCTCACCACAAAGCGCGGGGCGTGCTTTTCTGGGAAGTCGGTTGATTGGAGGGCTAGGTGATCTTCGTCAAGTTGAAGCCAAGTATCCTGCCCTGCTTTTCAAGCAGCAGCTCACAGCTTTCCTTGAGAAGATCTATGGAATGATAAGAGACAACTTGAAAAAGGAGATATCTCCTTTGCTTGGTCTTTGCATCCAG GCACCAAGAACATCTCGTGCTAGTCTAATTAAAGGATCACGATCTCAAGCAAATGCCTTAGCTCAGCAAACTCTGATTGCCCATTGGCAGAGCATTGTGAAGATATTGACAAATTACTTGAATGTTTTGAAAGCCAATTTT GTCCCTTCATTCTTAATCAGCAAAGTGTTCACACAAATCTTTTCATTCATTAACGTCCAGTTGTTTAATAG TCTGCTTCTTCGACGGGAGTGCTGTTCGTTTAGCAATGGAGAATATGTGAAAGCTGGGTTGGCAGAACTAGAACAGTGGTGCATTTATGCAACTGAAGAG TATGCAGGTTCCTCTTGGGAAGAATTAAAACATATTAGGCAGGCTGTTGGATTCCTT GTAATTCACCAAAAGCCAAAGAAAACATTGAAAGAAATTACCAACGATTTGTGCCCT GTCCTTAGCATACAACAACTGTATAGAATCAGTACAATGTATTGGGATGATAAGTATGGTACCCACACTGTTTCTTCAGAT GTCATCTCAAATTTGAGAGTAATGATGACGGAAGATTCTAATAATTCAGTGAGCAGCTCTTTCTTGTTGGATGATGATTCGAG CATCCCATTTTCAGTGGATGACATCTCAAAATCGATGACAGAAATCGAGGTAACAGAAGTCGATATGCCACCTTTGATCCGGGAGAACTCTGGATTTACCTTCCTACACCAAAGAAAGGATTAA